One Microvirga lotononidis genomic window carries:
- a CDS encoding transposase: MTPAFSSGVRTRRFGEKDRTARIWYERGERPPGVVDQRFESLYLFAACRPGTDETFALALPRVSADAMTMLLEHFARQLEPGVHAVLVLDQAGWRDARALHVPETITLLPLPPASPS; the protein is encoded by the coding sequence CTGACACCCGCCTTCAGCTCTGGTGTCAGGACGAGGCGCTTTGGCGAGAAGGACCGCACCGCCCGAATCTGGTACGAGCGCGGCGAGCGTCCGCCGGGCGTGGTCGATCAGCGCTTCGAGAGCTTGTATCTGTTTGCCGCCTGTCGACCCGGCACCGACGAGACCTTCGCCCTGGCGCTGCCGCGGGTGAGTGCGGACGCGATGACGATGCTTCTGGAGCACTTCGCGCGTCAGCTGGAGCCCGGCGTGCACGCGGTGCTCGTGCTGGATCAGGCCGGCTGGCGTGACGCACGGGCCTTGCACGTGCCGGAGACGATCACGCTGTTGCCCTTGCCGCCGGCGTCCCCCAGCTGA
- a CDS encoding type II toxin-antitoxin system VapC family toxin — translation MYIETSAIIAMLAGEEEAEDMARKIDAVKTNLITSPVSVTEAVVRFASIKGIEIPASQELVSELLSALKVQTISITPEIGNKAIRAYAEYGKGTGHGAKLNLGDVFSYACAKAYRVPLLYKGNDFAKTDLA, via the coding sequence ATGTATATCGAAACGTCCGCCATCATCGCCATGCTTGCCGGCGAGGAAGAGGCCGAGGATATGGCGCGCAAAATCGACGCCGTCAAAACGAACCTCATCACGTCGCCGGTTTCCGTGACCGAGGCCGTGGTCCGGTTTGCCAGCATCAAGGGAATTGAGATCCCCGCGTCTCAGGAGCTTGTGAGTGAGCTTTTGAGCGCCTTGAAGGTGCAGACGATCAGCATCACGCCGGAGATCGGCAACAAGGCGATCCGTGCCTATGCGGAGTATGGCAAGGGCACCGGCCACGGCGCGAAGCTGAATTTGGGCGACGTGTTCTCGTATGCTTGCGCGAAAGCCTATCGCGTTCCGTTGCTCTATAAGGGCAACGACTTCGCAAAAACCGATCTGGCCTAA
- a CDS encoding SRPBCC family protein has translation MTQTYEIGANTLRFERFYDASIEEVWSLWTTKDGLEEWFAPEGMHVEVLALEPTVGGAFDHVMTAVGADQIAYFAKLCRPIRTQVSGRFVEVLPHRWLRIRLDIDFVPDVEAYPYYIAVEFHGEGERVRMIVTADRHPDAEMTQGAIIGLTSQLLHFDRAVAKRAGMGRRA, from the coding sequence ATGACGCAGACCTATGAGATTGGGGCAAACACACTCCGTTTCGAGCGGTTCTACGACGCTTCGATCGAGGAGGTCTGGTCGCTCTGGACGACGAAGGATGGGCTGGAAGAGTGGTTCGCGCCCGAGGGCATGCACGTGGAAGTGCTGGCTCTCGAGCCGACGGTTGGTGGCGCGTTCGATCACGTGATGACCGCGGTGGGCGCCGACCAGATCGCCTATTTCGCTAAGCTCTGCAGGCCCATCAGGACACAGGTGAGCGGCCGCTTCGTTGAGGTCCTGCCGCACCGATGGCTGCGCATCCGCCTGGACATCGATTTCGTTCCTGATGTCGAGGCCTACCCCTACTACATTGCCGTCGAATTCCATGGTGAGGGGGAGCGCGTCCGGATGATCGTGACGGCCGATCGTCACCCCGATGCCGAGATGACCCAAGGCGCCATCATCGGGCTGACCAGTCAGCTACTGCACTTCGACAGGGCTGTCGCGAAGCGAGCCGGAATGGGGCGGCGAGCCTGA
- a CDS encoding dihydrofolate reductase family protein: MRPLIYSINITLDGCCSHEAIPADPTLQETTLRALHLHGTETVGRADALLFGRVTYQMMEQAWRLATRTIAMPEWTDPFARTIDAMKKHVVSTTLGQVDWNAELVPGDLGTEVRKLKQQPGKALLTGGVKLPMALAELGLIDEYEFVVQPRLAGHGPTLFASLSRYVELKLIGQKVLSTGAVALRYEPRQKAMA; encoded by the coding sequence ATGCGACCTCTCATCTATTCCATCAACATCACGCTCGATGGCTGCTGTAGTCACGAGGCAATCCCAGCCGACCCAACACTGCAGGAGACGACACTGCGCGCGCTGCATCTCCACGGCACGGAGACCGTCGGACGCGCCGACGCTCTCCTTTTCGGTCGCGTCACCTATCAGATGATGGAACAGGCATGGCGACTGGCGACGCGCACGATCGCGATGCCTGAGTGGACCGATCCGTTCGCGCGCACCATCGACGCGATGAAGAAGCATGTCGTCTCGACCACGCTCGGGCAGGTCGATTGGAATGCGGAACTCGTGCCGGGCGATTTGGGTACAGAGGTCCGGAAGCTCAAGCAACAGCCCGGGAAAGCTCTGCTCACCGGCGGCGTCAAGTTGCCGATGGCGCTCGCCGAACTGGGGTTGATCGACGAGTACGAATTCGTGGTGCAACCGAGACTTGCCGGCCATGGACCCACTCTGTTCGCCAGCCTTTCACGGTACGTGGAGTTGAAGCTGATCGGCCAGAAGGTGCTCAGCACGGGCGCAGTTGCGCTGCGCTACGAGCCGCGTCAAAAGGCCATGGCCTGA
- a CDS encoding ArsR/SmtB family transcription factor codes for MQYQTFQMLADPTRFRIVEALAEGERAVGDIVRAVDIDQSGVSRHLRILGEAGFVAMRPDGARRLYSLRPEPFRELDAWVRTYRTLWEGRLDRFDAALARRRSQRKQEGKS; via the coding sequence ATGCAATATCAAACATTCCAAATGCTGGCCGACCCGACGCGGTTCCGCATCGTCGAAGCGTTGGCCGAGGGCGAGCGGGCCGTGGGCGACATAGTCCGCGCCGTTGATATCGATCAATCCGGCGTTTCTCGCCACCTGCGGATCCTGGGCGAAGCCGGCTTCGTTGCGATGCGACCCGATGGAGCAAGGCGCCTCTATTCGCTGCGACCCGAACCATTCCGCGAGCTCGACGCCTGGGTCCGCACCTACCGGACGCTCTGGGAGGGCCGCCTTGATCGCTTCGACGCAGCCCTGGCCCGCCGCCGGAGCCAGCGGAAACAAGAGGGAAAATCGTGA
- a CDS encoding helix-turn-helix domain-containing protein — protein sequence MAALQIRQDYSAPDLRQRAARERDTRASLRLLAIANALEGMPRAEAAGLAGIKCQALHDAIQRFNAEGPDGLHDRPRTGRPEQLSPGQQAALKAHILHGPEPEHDGVSAWHLVDLCEYVERTYGDSEWGLSGPLKRLNLSRQKTRPSHSNGHPAAQAAFKKGAAVTAAEPRGTAS from the coding sequence ATGGCTGCCCTCCAGATCCGGCAGGACTACTCAGCCCCCGACTTACGCCAGCGGGCCGCTCGCGAGAGGGACACCAGGGCCAGCCTGCGGTTGCTGGCGATCGCCAATGCGCTCGAGGGCATGCCCCGGGCCGAGGCGGCGGGGCTGGCCGGGATAAAGTGCCAGGCCCTGCACGATGCCATCCAGCGCTTCAATGCCGAGGGACCGGACGGTCTGCATGACCGCCCTCGGACCGGTCGCCCGGAGCAGCTTAGCCCTGGTCAGCAGGCCGCTCTCAAGGCCCATATCCTGCACGGGCCGGAGCCCGAGCACGATGGGGTGAGCGCCTGGCATCTGGTCGACCTATGCGAGTACGTCGAGCGGACGTACGGCGACAGCGAATGGGGGCTCTCGGGCCCGCTCAAGCGGCTCAACCTGTCGCGGCAGAAGACCCGGCCCTCGCACTCGAATGGCCATCCGGCCGCACAGGCGGCGTTCAAGAAAGGAGCTGCCGTCACAGCTGCAGAGCCTCGCGGCACAGCATCCTGA
- a CDS encoding IS256 family transposase, with protein MTNSKDKPAAAAIKDLLSQNPDGLREIVRAVMQEMLEAEMTDALQAEKGERTASRLGYRSGYYTRTLVTRVGKLELRVPQDRDGRFSTELFERYQRSEQALVATLAEMYVQGVSTRKVKAITEELCGHSFSASAISSINKRLDDSLAQFASRRLEEPFPYLILDARYEKVREGGIVRSQAVLIAVGIDWDGRRQILGVEMANRESQSSWRTFLLGLRERGLSGVELVVADDHAGLRAAIREVLSEAAYQRCYVHFLRNALDHLPRKADDDCLQELRWLYDRRSVEEARRDLSAWIAKWEARYPRLIAWAEETIEETFTFYRLPRQHHKHLKSTNMLERLNEEIRRRTYVVRIFPNAASCCRLVRALAVEMHENWLEAHRYLNMDDLKEHKKDQLRQAA; from the coding sequence ATGACCAACTCCAAGGATAAACCTGCCGCGGCCGCCATCAAGGACCTTCTGAGCCAGAACCCGGACGGGCTGCGCGAGATCGTGCGGGCCGTCATGCAGGAGATGCTCGAAGCCGAGATGACCGATGCGCTCCAGGCCGAGAAGGGCGAGCGCACCGCCTCCCGCCTCGGCTACCGCTCGGGCTATTACACCCGCACCCTGGTGACCCGCGTGGGCAAACTCGAGCTGCGGGTGCCGCAGGACCGGGACGGGCGCTTCTCGACCGAGCTGTTCGAGCGCTATCAGCGCTCCGAGCAGGCGCTGGTCGCCACCCTGGCCGAGATGTACGTGCAGGGGGTCTCTACCCGCAAGGTCAAGGCCATCACCGAGGAGCTGTGCGGCCACAGCTTCTCGGCTTCCGCCATCTCCTCGATCAACAAGCGGCTCGACGACAGCCTGGCCCAGTTCGCCTCCCGCCGGCTCGAGGAGCCGTTCCCATACCTGATCCTGGATGCCCGTTACGAGAAGGTGCGCGAGGGCGGCATCGTCCGCTCGCAGGCGGTGCTGATTGCGGTGGGCATCGACTGGGATGGCCGGCGCCAGATCCTGGGCGTCGAGATGGCCAACCGGGAAAGCCAGTCCTCCTGGCGCACGTTTCTGCTGGGCCTGCGCGAGCGCGGGCTGTCCGGGGTCGAGCTGGTGGTGGCCGATGATCATGCCGGGCTGAGAGCGGCGATCCGCGAAGTGCTGAGTGAGGCCGCCTACCAGCGCTGCTATGTGCACTTCCTCCGCAACGCGCTCGATCACCTGCCGCGCAAGGCCGATGACGACTGCCTGCAGGAGCTGCGCTGGCTCTACGACCGGCGTTCGGTCGAGGAGGCGCGGCGGGATCTCTCCGCCTGGATCGCCAAGTGGGAGGCGCGCTACCCGCGCCTGATCGCCTGGGCCGAGGAAACAATCGAGGAGACGTTCACGTTCTACCGGCTGCCGCGCCAGCACCATAAGCATCTCAAGAGCACCAACATGCTCGAGCGCCTGAACGAGGAGATCCGCCGACGCACCTACGTGGTGCGGATCTTCCCCAATGCCGCCTCATGCTGCCGGCTGGTGCGGGCGCTAGCGGTGGAGATGCACGAGAACTGGCTCGAAGCTCACCGCTACCTCAACATGGACGATCTGAAGGAGCACAAAAAGGATCAACTCCGCCAAGCCGCTTAG
- a CDS encoding Ig-like domain-containing protein, with translation MTDSAFVTGEIPTSDANWKLPDAMVGADGKHYVGSFNDNDSFVVSRYDDGVWTQVAFYDLYEEATGGAAMGHIIDFMVDAAGVIHVVFPSYAADGDPNGNFGERILQYGTFVPGGGWTLSEVDRRSKSFGFDDSLSLAQDAAGNVHLAYKVYSPATGSDIIHATADGVGGWVLETVAHSDTPTGEASVANPELAISPDGSLKILYTQGDGPNGSSYWGGSVHLGTLSPGGTWTSDTVLTVGGSAPQYGTTQFFDDHGNLHVFYVDVGDEAAELTKPTTLYEITNASGSWTTTEISTGSGTIPVGSGYLAKDGVEYLLVEDRGYWLDGVTSAKVYIRTTGGDWEPGSDVPLPSGASYKDIPLAMGADGKLMIVAQGASMEPLYFYYGDPSGADTTSPVVLAVSVPASGTYIAGQDLTLTVNFNEAVTVVTDGGTPHLELVIGTQTVYAAYVSGSGTTALTFVYKVQAGQLDTNGIMVGSFQANGGVLKDAAGNEAVLTLQSVGSTAGVLVDGVAPTLSITSNVSELKIGESATITFTFSEPPIGFSSADISVTGGTLGPISGSGSVYTAVFTPSPDTNTSTASITVAGGSYIDAAGNNGGAGTTPTLTFDTKAPGAPSTPELDPASDTGPDNGDGVTSDTTPTFTGTAEIGSTVKLYDDDMTEIGSAVATDGTWSITSNVPLAQGPHTIVAIATDAAGNSSLVSDSRVITIDTATPSTEIATVRLSADKGTSSGDFITNVATQTISGTLSKDLASGEQVQVSLDGGETWNYATAAVGSNVWSLNTSLVSGSHEIWMRVTNVVNNSGPILKQEYTLDTAAPTVAITSNVAYLKAGETAIITFTFSEDPGATFTWSGFSGDVTVTGGTLSAISGTGTVRTAIFTPTPDTSGGSASITIAASSYADKAGNLGAGGVSPSLHFDTLAPGAPSNLTLAPASDSGASNSDRITNLNHLTFTGLGETGATVILFADRNNNGVLDAGEELGTDTVSGGAFSIAATLTEGSHTIRAVQTDPAGNNSLVSGALSVRVDTQVEAPDLALANDAGTAGDRLTNSGLVNVAGLEAGATWEFSTDDGQSWTRGTGSSFTVSREGENHVQVRQTDLAGNVSLVSDALSFVLDTVHPAVGIELSTSNLMLGETATVTFRFSEVPVGFTASDVTVENGILTGLTVSATDPKVYTAVFTSVGNVGQKINHITVGTGWSDAAGNAPVSSTASLPYSVDTHQIDGVSVVEAPITYPDGSSGRVLTIPVIAPGRSETDGNPSYADIPLVASGGQTLLLAQVPVGYGLLVTGPSAPKTAGTSLTDLIREIRAHTPVGSADQDQLSGGGVSFLGLLSGNTPMFVQTITPTLAPGSGVIPGQPLLISGNPAAAGMPQTALVIDGSSISGGHIMLDNVEFAAIIGALTVTGGAGSQKVWGDSANQTLILGADDDTLHGGGGDDYVGSHGGDDWLYGDDGNDTVAGGEGNDWLFGGDGNDRLYGETGHDHLDGGSGNDWLYGGTGNDTMSGGTGNDTLKGEAGNDRITGGLGRDQMWGGAGKDVFAFTSVKDSKVGSQRDIIYDFKSGQDRIDLRDIDANTHLKGNQKFFWAGSNGPFLFPKERAYFLNAGFTGKAGELRYDRGILMGDVNGDGRADFEIKIVGKFAFGDVIL, from the coding sequence ATGACTGACAGCGCTTTCGTGACCGGTGAGATTCCGACATCCGACGCTAATTGGAAGCTTCCAGATGCCATGGTTGGCGCCGACGGCAAGCATTACGTGGGGTCCTTCAACGACAACGATTCATTTGTCGTGTCCCGGTACGATGATGGAGTTTGGACCCAGGTTGCCTTCTACGACCTGTACGAGGAGGCGACGGGCGGCGCTGCGATGGGCCATATCATCGACTTCATGGTCGATGCGGCCGGTGTTATCCATGTTGTCTTTCCCAGCTACGCCGCCGACGGCGATCCCAACGGCAACTTCGGCGAGCGCATTCTGCAATATGGCACGTTCGTACCGGGTGGCGGCTGGACCCTTTCCGAGGTGGACCGCCGTTCGAAATCGTTCGGCTTCGACGATTCCTTAAGTCTCGCACAGGATGCCGCCGGCAACGTCCATCTGGCGTACAAGGTCTATAGCCCTGCGACGGGTTCGGATATCATTCATGCCACGGCGGATGGGGTCGGCGGGTGGGTTCTCGAGACCGTCGCGCACAGTGATACTCCTACGGGCGAAGCAAGCGTCGCGAACCCTGAGCTTGCGATATCTCCCGACGGGTCCTTGAAAATCCTCTATACGCAAGGCGACGGCCCTAACGGTTCAAGCTATTGGGGAGGATCGGTCCACCTCGGAACTCTGTCGCCTGGCGGTACATGGACTTCCGACACGGTTTTGACTGTCGGTGGCTCTGCCCCCCAATACGGTACGACGCAGTTCTTCGATGATCATGGGAATCTGCACGTATTCTACGTAGACGTCGGTGACGAAGCCGCTGAACTCACGAAGCCCACAACCCTTTATGAGATTACAAACGCCTCAGGCTCCTGGACCACAACTGAGATTTCGACGGGCTCAGGCACGATTCCTGTTGGCAGTGGATACCTTGCCAAGGATGGGGTGGAATACCTGCTTGTCGAGGACCGTGGGTACTGGCTGGATGGTGTCACCAGCGCAAAGGTCTACATCCGTACGACTGGCGGCGACTGGGAACCCGGCAGCGACGTACCTCTACCATCTGGAGCTTCGTACAAAGACATCCCTTTAGCTATGGGGGCCGACGGGAAGCTGATGATCGTCGCCCAGGGCGCGTCGATGGAGCCGTTGTATTTCTACTACGGCGATCCGAGCGGAGCTGACACCACGTCGCCGGTTGTCCTGGCAGTATCTGTTCCAGCCAGCGGAACCTACATTGCGGGCCAGGACCTGACACTCACGGTCAACTTCAACGAGGCCGTGACCGTTGTGACCGATGGCGGTACGCCGCATCTCGAACTCGTCATCGGCACGCAGACCGTTTATGCGGCCTATGTATCCGGCTCCGGCACAACTGCGCTCACCTTTGTGTACAAGGTGCAGGCAGGTCAGTTGGATACGAACGGCATCATGGTCGGGTCCTTTCAGGCGAATGGCGGTGTACTCAAGGATGCCGCTGGCAATGAAGCTGTGCTGACCTTGCAGAGCGTTGGCTCGACAGCAGGTGTCTTGGTCGATGGTGTCGCGCCGACACTGAGCATCACGAGCAACGTCTCCGAGCTCAAGATCGGCGAGAGCGCGACCATTACCTTCACCTTCAGCGAGCCTCCGATTGGGTTCAGCTCGGCCGACATCAGTGTCACGGGAGGCACGCTGGGGCCTATCTCGGGGAGCGGTTCGGTGTATACCGCAGTCTTCACGCCATCCCCTGACACCAATACCTCGACCGCCAGCATCACGGTTGCGGGCGGCAGCTATATAGACGCTGCGGGCAACAATGGCGGTGCGGGCACGACGCCCACACTGACCTTTGACACCAAAGCACCTGGGGCACCGTCCACTCCGGAACTGGACCCGGCGTCCGACACGGGTCCGGACAATGGCGATGGCGTCACAAGCGATACAACGCCCACCTTTACGGGAACGGCTGAGATTGGCTCGACCGTCAAATTGTATGATGACGACATGACTGAGATTGGGTCCGCGGTTGCTACCGACGGCACGTGGTCCATTACCAGCAACGTCCCGCTGGCGCAGGGTCCTCACACCATCGTTGCAATTGCGACTGATGCCGCCGGCAATAGCAGTCTTGTGTCAGACAGCCGGGTGATCACCATCGATACCGCGACGCCGAGCACCGAGATTGCGACGGTGCGTCTGTCGGCGGACAAGGGTACGTCCAGCGGCGATTTCATCACCAACGTGGCCACTCAGACCATCTCCGGCACGTTGAGCAAAGATCTGGCGTCCGGGGAGCAGGTTCAGGTGTCACTCGACGGGGGCGAGACCTGGAACTATGCCACCGCCGCTGTCGGCAGCAATGTATGGTCGTTGAATACGAGCCTGGTGTCTGGCAGCCATGAAATCTGGATGCGGGTGACCAACGTGGTCAACAACAGCGGCCCAATCCTGAAGCAGGAGTACACGCTGGACACTGCGGCGCCGACCGTGGCCATCACGAGCAACGTCGCTTACCTCAAAGCGGGCGAGACGGCGATCATCACCTTCACATTTTCGGAGGATCCTGGTGCAACCTTCACCTGGAGCGGCTTCTCAGGCGACGTAACGGTCACCGGCGGAACGCTTTCGGCTATTTCAGGCACCGGGACAGTCCGGACAGCGATCTTCACACCAACCCCCGACACCAGTGGCGGCAGCGCCAGCATTACCATTGCAGCCAGCAGCTATGCCGACAAGGCTGGCAACCTCGGGGCCGGTGGTGTTTCACCATCACTGCACTTTGATACACTGGCGCCTGGTGCACCGTCCAATCTCACGTTGGCTCCTGCAAGCGACAGCGGAGCCAGCAACAGCGACCGAATTACCAATCTCAACCATCTGACCTTTACGGGACTGGGTGAGACCGGTGCGACGGTGATCCTGTTCGCCGACCGCAACAATAACGGTGTTCTCGACGCGGGTGAGGAACTCGGGACCGATACGGTGTCCGGCGGAGCGTTCTCGATCGCTGCAACTCTGACTGAAGGCAGCCATACCATTCGGGCTGTTCAGACGGATCCTGCTGGGAACAACTCACTGGTTTCTGGTGCTCTATCGGTCAGGGTCGACACGCAGGTTGAGGCGCCGGACCTGGCGCTTGCCAATGACGCCGGGACGGCCGGTGACAGGCTGACCAATTCAGGTTTGGTCAACGTCGCTGGACTGGAAGCTGGTGCGACCTGGGAGTTCAGCACCGACGACGGACAGAGCTGGACGAGAGGCACGGGCAGCAGCTTCACGGTCTCCAGGGAGGGAGAGAACCATGTCCAAGTTCGCCAAACCGATCTCGCCGGCAACGTTTCGCTCGTCTCGGACGCGCTGAGCTTCGTCCTCGATACGGTCCATCCGGCTGTCGGGATTGAACTGTCAACCAGCAATCTGATGCTGGGCGAGACGGCAACCGTGACCTTCCGGTTCTCCGAGGTTCCGGTTGGATTTACCGCAAGCGATGTGACGGTGGAAAACGGTATTCTGACCGGACTGACGGTCTCCGCCACGGATCCGAAGGTCTATACGGCGGTCTTTACATCGGTCGGCAATGTCGGACAGAAGATCAACCATATCACGGTCGGAACTGGCTGGAGCGATGCCGCTGGCAATGCACCTGTCTCCAGCACCGCCTCCCTGCCCTACAGCGTCGACACGCACCAGATTGATGGTGTGAGCGTCGTCGAGGCTCCGATTACCTATCCTGATGGCAGTTCAGGTCGCGTGCTCACCATTCCGGTGATTGCGCCCGGACGGAGTGAAACCGACGGCAACCCCTCGTATGCGGACATTCCCCTCGTCGCTTCCGGCGGGCAGACCCTGCTGCTGGCTCAGGTTCCGGTGGGTTATGGTCTGCTGGTGACCGGCCCATCCGCTCCGAAGACGGCGGGCACGTCGCTGACTGACCTGATCCGCGAGATCCGTGCCCATACCCCGGTTGGATCGGCCGATCAGGATCAGCTCTCAGGTGGCGGAGTGAGCTTCCTGGGGCTCCTGTCAGGGAATACCCCGATGTTCGTGCAGACGATCACGCCCACCCTGGCGCCGGGTAGCGGTGTAATCCCCGGTCAGCCTCTTCTGATCTCGGGAAATCCAGCTGCCGCAGGCATGCCGCAGACGGCCTTGGTCATTGACGGCAGTAGCATCTCCGGCGGTCACATCATGCTGGACAATGTGGAGTTCGCCGCGATCATTGGAGCCCTGACAGTCACCGGTGGTGCCGGCTCGCAGAAGGTCTGGGGCGATAGCGCCAATCAGACCCTCATTCTCGGCGCCGACGATGACACCCTGCATGGCGGAGGTGGCGACGACTATGTCGGCTCCCACGGCGGTGACGACTGGCTCTATGGCGACGACGGCAACGACACCGTTGCCGGTGGCGAGGGCAATGACTGGCTCTTCGGCGGCGACGGGAACGATCGCCTGTATGGCGAGACCGGCCACGATCATCTTGATGGTGGTTCCGGCAACGACTGGCTGTACGGTGGAACCGGCAATGACACCATGTCCGGCGGGACTGGCAACGACACCCTTAAGGGTGAAGCCGGCAACGATCGTATCACGGGCGGGCTCGGCCGTGACCAGATGTGGGGCGGCGCCGGCAAGGACGTGTTTGCCTTCACCTCGGTCAAGGACAGCAAGGTCGGCTCGCAGCGCGACATCATCTACGACTTCAAGTCGGGTCAGGACCGGATTGATCTTCGCGACATCGATGCCAACACCCATCTCAAGGGCAACCAGAAGTTCTTCTGGGCGGGCTCGAACGGTCCCTTCCTGTTCCCGAAGGAGCGCGCCTATTTCCTGAACGCAGGGTTCACCGGCAAGGCCGGCGAACTGCGCTACGATCGCGGCATTCTGATGGGCGACGTCAACGGCGACGGCCGGGCCGACTTCGAGATCAAGATCGTCGGCAAGTTCGCCTTCGGCGATGTAATCCTTTAA
- a CDS encoding outer membrane protein — MKRLVLSLSVLIAGTAAATAADLPRTAAPAMLVAPLAINWSGFYAGVHGAWIGDGGEAVRRGVIGVASEALPTRVGLSGSGLGGGAQVGYLWQFGNVVAGLEADLTAMDVGRSRSGFGTDGGFGLRTDLSSQMNWFGTVKGRIGFTMPSLLPVVQETLVYVTGGLAVAQVDREARITVLPVGVGPQASGDDWTTGFAVGGGSEHRLTQNISIKSETLYYRLQDETLTLARAGDQASYRFKNDGWISRIGVNVRF; from the coding sequence ATGAAGCGCCTTGTGTTGTCCCTGTCCGTCCTGATCGCCGGCACGGCTGCGGCGACGGCCGCCGATCTGCCGCGGACGGCGGCACCCGCCATGCTGGTGGCGCCTCTCGCGATCAACTGGAGCGGCTTCTATGCCGGCGTGCATGGGGCCTGGATCGGCGACGGCGGCGAGGCGGTGCGCCGGGGCGTGATCGGCGTTGCGTCCGAGGCGCTGCCGACCCGCGTTGGCCTGAGCGGGTCCGGCCTCGGAGGCGGGGCACAGGTCGGCTATCTGTGGCAGTTCGGGAATGTCGTGGCGGGCCTGGAGGCGGACCTGACCGCGATGGACGTGGGCCGCTCGCGCAGCGGGTTCGGCACGGATGGCGGGTTCGGGCTGCGCACCGACCTGAGTTCGCAGATGAACTGGTTCGGGACGGTCAAGGGCCGGATTGGTTTCACGATGCCGAGCCTGCTGCCTGTGGTGCAGGAGACGCTGGTCTATGTGACAGGCGGCCTGGCGGTGGCGCAGGTCGATCGCGAGGCGCGGATCACGGTGCTTCCGGTTGGCGTTGGTCCGCAGGCGAGCGGCGACGACTGGACGACCGGGTTCGCGGTCGGCGGCGGCTCGGAGCACCGGCTGACGCAGAACATCTCGATCAAGAGCGAGACGCTGTACTACCGGCTGCAGGATGAGACGCTGACGCTGGCGCGCGCCGGCGATCAGGCAAGCTACCGCTTCAAGAACGACGGCTGGATCAGCCGCATCGGTGTCAATGTGCGGTTCTAA
- a CDS encoding DUF2958 domain-containing protein, whose product METLTAPHPTIAHLFDADEWSQLLMNGRIANRVHTDPVPVVKPFTPHADWVWLVAEIHPEDGDTAMGLIDNGQGFPVKGYFRLSDITDPSKPPVYKDLNFHLRPKRPLSEHYADAVKAGAITI is encoded by the coding sequence ATGGAAACCCTCACAGCCCCTCACCCGACCATCGCCCATCTGTTTGATGCCGACGAGTGGAGCCAGTTGCTCATGAACGGCCGGATCGCCAACCGCGTTCACACCGACCCCGTTCCGGTCGTCAAACCCTTCACGCCTCATGCGGACTGGGTTTGGCTTGTGGCCGAGATCCACCCCGAGGACGGCGACACCGCCATGGGCCTGATCGACAATGGCCAGGGCTTTCCGGTCAAAGGCTATTTCCGCCTGTCCGACATCACCGACCCATCCAAGCCCCCGGTTTACAAAGACCTCAACTTTCACCTGCGCCCCAAGCGGCCCCTCTCGGAGCATTACGCCGACGCCGTGAAGGCGGGCGCGATCACGATCTAG
- a CDS encoding helix-turn-helix domain-containing protein: protein MNKPDIITTPSGDRLAIMPLADYESLVASAEQSSDVRAYDEVKRRIASGEDELVPAEFANRILDGESPVRVWREYRGMSAKDLAAKTGLSPAYISQIETGERDGSFETMKKIAQALSVSLDDLA, encoded by the coding sequence ATGAATAAGCCCGACATCATCACGACTCCGAGCGGCGACCGTTTGGCGATCATGCCGCTTGCGGATTATGAAAGCCTTGTCGCCTCGGCGGAACAGTCTTCCGACGTGCGCGCTTACGATGAGGTGAAGCGCCGGATCGCCAGTGGGGAAGATGAGCTTGTCCCGGCCGAGTTTGCCAACCGCATTCTCGACGGCGAGAGCCCGGTTCGGGTTTGGCGCGAGTATCGCGGCATGAGCGCGAAAGACCTCGCGGCCAAGACCGGCCTCAGTCCGGCCTATATCAGTCAGATCGAGACTGGTGAGCGCGACGGCAGTTTCGAGACCATGAAGAAGATCGCGCAAGCTTTGTCCGTATCTCTTGATGATCTCGCCTGA